In Brachypodium distachyon strain Bd21 chromosome 5, Brachypodium_distachyon_v3.0, whole genome shotgun sequence, the genomic window CTCTTGTGATCAGTGAAAAACACAGATGTGACAACCTACAATAATTCCTCAAATTAGTTTAGCGTTCAAGGGCTTTATGTTGTTGATATATCTGTTAAGTATATCATATCTCCTCTTCCTATCAGATTGGTCTTTTGGGATATCAGAGCTGAGGTCTTGGGTGCAAGTCTCAGTCCCCACATTTTCCCAATTATATTATCCATGCCCACGTCGGGCGTGAGGGgagttcttgtttttttttcacatccATGTCGGATGTGAAGGGGGTGTTAAGTATATCACCTCTTCCTATCAGATCTGTCTTTTGGGATATATGGTTGGTTGCTATATCTTAACCATATCAAGCATGGCATGGATTACCTGAGATATGGACGTATGAAAGAAGATAAACAAATGTAAAAGAGACAACTATAGCGATGCCAACAGCAACTACAACATTTCCAAGCCAGTCTGGTAGTCCACCAgggttcctgcatatattAGTGCATACATTAACTGACACTGTACTCTCTATTGACAGGATTCAagttaaaaaatgtttagagtTCTAACTGACTCGACAAATTATAGGACACATAACACATTTCGAGGTTGCAGGTCTAGATATGTACCTATCAGCACGTACAATACTGCCAGCCATCACATCAACCATGCGAACAACCAAACCAGCAGATGACACAACTGGCGCAGCCAAAGCCAGAACCAATGTAACGACTTTAAGCTGTTTAGGTAGCCTTGCAGGAGATAGTGTTGCTTCCATAAGACCATCTGCAAAAACATCAGCCATTAATACTCAAGGTGAATATCAATATATTAACTGTTCAGAAGTCATACCAACTTACATGCAAAAGCAGGAGAAACAAGCCATATGAGTGCTATATATGACGCTCCAACTTTCAAATAGGTTCCCAGTATCAGAACTATGAGCCATTGTACAAAACCGGATTTGAAAATCCACCTCTCAGCTTCCAGGTCAACAATGTATTCAATGGTGTTACCAGTTAGACCTGGCTTTGTTTTTAAATACACTTGTTGAATGTGCCTCTTCAGGAGAATAAATCCAATATGCTGTCCAATAAATGCCCCGAGCAGTGCAGGCGAACCAAATAAGCCAATAACTAACCATGGATTTGCAACAAATGAAACAGGAAAGGGACTGATATGTGGCAGAGCAAATGCCACCACAACCGGTAAACAGATAGAAAATATCAACATTAGAATAATGCTCAAACATGATATTCCGAAGGACACAAGCCCATGGCGTCCACCCATTAGCAGTGATGTTCCCCATATAAGAAGTGACTGAAATATTATCGAGTTGTGAAACATGATTGCGAGTCGCTGTGGATAGACAATCATATACTTGCCCTGCAAAGTTATAACATACAAGTGAAAAGAGGAGACGAAACCAAGTTCAGTTGAATATAAAACCATGCTGACAAAATCCCCGTAAAACATTTCAAACTTTGTGCTATATAGTTTCAGATACCAACAAGGAAATTGTATATCCTCTAGATACCAACAACACATGCGGACACCTACTAGAATTATCTGTATATTTTCATCTGGTTATTTCTAACTTTTGTTCAAGGGCATCCAATCTTCATATTTCTGCTGGCACAGCCAAAGAACGCAAAGCATCAAAATCTCTGGAGGTCTTTCTAGGAACTAGggatgcaaacgggatcccgcgaaagtcccgcttctagttcaattctcaaatctcttattcaaattttgaacaaGATTTTGAatagaaaatttgaaaaatgaactagaagcggGACTTTCGCGGGATCCCATTTGCACCCCTACTAGGAACCTTAAGGTGCCAGGAGCCCAGAAAATATCCAATCCTAGATTAAAACTTAAATCTGGTGTTTAATTGACTCATGGCATGACCTAGTcacagaacaaaaaaaaaaaactcgaccTGCAAAGGGGTAAGCCACCCCCCAGttgcattaagaagaagaccttctcaCGCAGGTCGAGAAACCCCCGAACCCCTGCCCCACACCATACACAGCGGCACCGAAGCCCGTGTGAGAGCGGGACAATGGCACTCCAAAGAATTACTTCATCAAATATAGACAACTCAACCTATAATTGTGTAAAAGGCAAGATGTGACAAAATACAGTGGTCTTTTTATTAAGACAAAATACAAAGTATTTGTTTTCTTATCTTTGTGCCCCAATATACACACCCCTATCTTGACATTTTATACTTTGCTAGTGTAATTCACAAGGATTTTGCTCCAAACTTCCAAACAATACACATGTTTATTCCGTAACAGTTAAAAAATGTAGATAATATGTATTCACTCATCATTCTTCAGTCTTACTGTTGCCTGAGTTACTACATGACCCAGCAATCACTGAATGGAACATAACCTAACAGAGTATACCCGCATGATCTGGAACCTTAGCTTGAATATGAAGATTTACTGGAATGATTGGTATGATGTAACCCAGGACAAAGCTATTATGTACTTGCTTAGCTTCATGAAAAATCATAAGTTGCATGGCAAAATCATAATATATTTGATAAGAACAAAGCCTTTAGTCCCAAACAAGTTGGGGTAGGCTAGAGGTGAAACCCATAAAATCTCGCAAATATATTTGATaagaacaaataaaaataattttatcactatACCAGAATATCGAAAAAAATAGCTTTTTTCTGCTCTGTGCTCTCTTGCTTTGCCTGATGTGCATCTTTCATGAATTTTGGTGAGGCAGCAGCATGGAGTAGGAAAGCAAGCATATTTTCTCCAATATGCTGAAGGGATCCTGGTTTCAGAAGCTTCATTTTGTCATTCTGCGCAGAAGACAGCAATATATCATGAGTAAGAGACTAAAATGTTTACTAATTGCTTTAAAATGGATTGAATGTGGCACTAAATATTCTTTCGACCTTGTATTTACAATTTCCAATATCAACCGAAGGCAGACATATATTCTAATCTCATGGCATTGAAGTTATAATCAAACAGTATCACTAAGAAACAAATGGCCGAATAGTACAATTTATAGTTAGGCAGCTCTGACCAATGATCTACACGAAGTCGTGCAGCAATCAGCTGGATCCTCGAGGAGTAAAGTTCATGTGTGATGTTTCCAATTTGTGAACTATTTTGATAATACTTAGAATATTAGGCATCCTGACCAgtacaaatactccctctgatccataaaaagtgtcacccacttagtataaaatttgtactaacttagtacaaaatgggcgacactttttatggatcggagacaGTAAAAACTTAGATGAATTTTCCAATGGACAAGGCGTCCATAGCATTTTGTTCAGAAACATGTCTATTTATatacaaatactccctctacTATTagcaactactccctccgttccataattgttgtctcaaatttgcccaaaaatagatgtatctattcctaaaaagcatctagatacatgtaatatttcgacaagaattatgaaacggagggagtaataactAACAAGGACAATAGAATATATgcatatatctatatataaaGTCATCAAAGCAAACCTTTGTATGATACACGGATGTCCTATCTGTATATGCAAAGTCAAGGCCAGGAAGACCAGCTACTTCCTGATATATTTGAAAATCAGTAGCAGATTTTATTGCTCCAGAACGGAAAACATCCTGCAATTACAAAATTGGGTTATGCCATATTCGCAAGCTGCTAGAAAGACAATCTAATATTGATTCATGCTGGTTGAATAAAGTGATGTTTGCAGCCATCTTCATTGACAGACAAAAAAGAACTACAGATTGCTAAATGTTCTCCGAGCTGATTTATTATATTCGCTGGAAACATGACAAAGGTGCAACTATTTTCTATCATTAAATTGTTCCTGGATACTGGCCAAAATATAGTTTATCTATTTAGAGATTCATCGGCTAGCTAAGAATTAACTTGAATCAGGAGAATCACTACAAACTTTTACAGAAGGACTATAAATAAATGTCAACTCCACCTTCTAAGCAAACGAACCTCTCTGAAAAGTGAAAATTGTTCTTTCTAAAAACAACATAACTCGGGAATTCAAAAGAAAGCAATCTGCTACCTGTGTAGCTATCTGAGCAGATGGGTATTTGGCTACAGCAGCAAAGCTTTCCAAAGCCCATTGGTGAGTACCCTGTtatatggaaaaatattttaattaaGCCACATTGATTAAACAAAACAGATAAAAACTCTTCTGCTAAATTTGAGTacatgcaaaatagccaaagagatgaattttcttttccttttcttccatATGCAAATCCAAGAGAATTGTAACTCATCGTCAGCTTAAAATGTTCAGAAACCttaaacaaaattaaaagcaATGGCATGATATCTTTGTTACAAAACTGGAAAAGCAAGCACAATTTTGGAAAATAAGGGAAATTGCAAATTTAGAACCTGACCTGAAAAAGGGTTGATTTCCCACTTATACCCATAGCTTCCAAATCAACAGCAAAGCGTACTGAGTTTCTCCAGTGGTGCTGCACAAATATTAGTCAATTTCATTTGGGTGAAACAATAATGATCTGAGTTGCGTACCAGTTACAGCAGGAATTATGTAAAACATATGAAATAGTAACCTGAGTTATAAAACTGTGTGCTCCGTCAAggccctcttcttcccctgtGTTGAATAGAAATAGGACACCACTCTTAAACCCATGAGCCCACTGAGCCACTCCCCG contains:
- the LOC100846875 gene encoding endoplasmic reticulum metallopeptidase 1 isoform X2, with protein sequence MLELARGVAQWAHGFKSGVLFLFNTGEEEGLDGAHSFITQHHWRNSVRFAVDLEAMGISGKSTLFQGTHQWALESFAAVAKYPSAQIATQDVFRSGAIKSATDFQIYQEVAGLPGLDFAYTDRTSVYHTKNDKMKLLKPGSLQHIGENMLAFLLHAAASPKFMKDAHQAKQESTEQKKAIFFDILGKYMIVYPQRLAIMFHNSIIFQSLLIWGTSLLMGGRHGLVSFGISCLSIILMLIFSICLPVVVAFALPHISPFPVSFVANPWLVIGLFGSPALLGAFIGQHIGFILLKRHIQQVYLKTKPGLTGNTIEYIVDLEAERWIFKSGFVQWLIVLILGTYLKVGASYIALIWLVSPAFAYGLMEATLSPARLPKQLKVVTLVLALAAPVVSSAGLVVRMVDVMAGSIVRADRNPGGLPDWLGNVVVAVGIAIVVSFTFVYLLSYVHISGAKRTLLSLLCTLFGLALVMVSSGIVPAFTEDIARSVNVVHVVDTTRMNDRNTEPSSYISLFSNTPGKLTKELTDLGGEEFSCGRNMTIDFVTFTMKYGCRSYKGSNTGWSKSEVPLLQVESDSASDDTRRTIVSVDTKSSTRWSLAINKQEIDDFTIQVDSENLVQLGDKSQLDGWHTVQFAGGKSSPTKFQLTLFWSSNATHASPKEAKVEDYPFLVKLRTDVNRVTPMVEKVLEKLPRWCTPFGKSTSPYTLAFLTALPVNV